GATGATAGCCATATCAGTAACCCATTACCACAGAAGGAAAGATAGCAGGAGTAAGAACCCCTTCCTTGATGATCAGTTCTCGCACTCTGGGACTCACGATCAACAGCCGCAGTTTCATCTCCGAATCAGTGATCCCAGAGCTAACCAGCATTCTGAATAGATTGGTCTGAAGCTTTTTTCTGCTTCCCTCAGCGATGCCTGCCAATTTTTCGTGGAGTTCTGCCTTGGTGTTGTAATAGAGATTGAAGTCAGAGATAGTGACC
This portion of the Candidatus Cloacimonadota bacterium genome encodes:
- a CDS encoding DUF1819 family protein, which gives rise to VTISDFNLYYNTKAELHEKLAGIAEGSRKKLQTNLFRMLVSSGITDSEMKLRLLIVSPRVRELIIKEGVLTPAIFPSVVMGY